In a genomic window of Methanoregula sp. UBA64:
- a CDS encoding ATP-binding cassette domain-containing protein, with translation MDCSQPYELTLLPGTSRDGKKEGFDRIVIRPGDTISIVGPTGSGKSAFINDIEVLAQEDTATGRRILVNGAEPSEELVRDPAKKPIALITQSTRVIADLTVDRFLALHMQARDTGSQDLIARTIALANEFTGEKIAGSLRMTGLSGGQTRSLLIADAILIGRTPILLLDEVENAGINKERVIACLKDYKKAVIFVTHDPYLALITDRRIVMKNGAVSGVLEPGNRERDIVGTVSGMDAFLWDLRERIRGGELIGDPEKAPVHQKKPGVPA, from the coding sequence ATGGACTGCTCACAACCGTACGAACTAACCCTCCTCCCCGGGACCAGCCGCGACGGCAAAAAGGAGGGATTCGACCGGATCGTGATCCGGCCCGGCGACACCATCTCGATCGTGGGGCCGACCGGCTCCGGCAAATCCGCGTTCATCAACGATATCGAGGTTCTCGCGCAGGAGGACACCGCAACGGGACGGCGGATCCTTGTCAACGGCGCCGAGCCTTCGGAAGAACTCGTGCGGGACCCGGCAAAGAAGCCCATTGCGCTCATCACCCAGAGCACCCGGGTCATTGCCGACCTCACGGTAGACCGGTTCCTCGCCCTCCATATGCAGGCGCGGGACACGGGTTCTCAGGATTTGATCGCCCGCACCATAGCGCTCGCAAACGAGTTTACCGGCGAGAAGATTGCCGGCTCCCTGCGGATGACCGGACTCTCGGGCGGCCAGACCCGGTCGCTCCTGATTGCCGATGCGATCCTGATCGGACGGACGCCCATCCTGCTCCTCGACGAAGTGGAGAACGCCGGCATCAACAAGGAGCGGGTCATTGCCTGCCTGAAGGATTACAAAAAGGCCGTGATCTTTGTTACCCACGACCCCTATCTCGCGCTTATTACCGACCGGCGGATCGTGATGAAGAACGGGGCGGTTTCCGGGGTGCTCGAACCGGGGAACCGGGAACGCGATATCGTCGGCACCGTCTCCGGGATGGATGCATTCCTCTGGGACCTCCGCGAGAGGATCCGGGGCGGGGAGCTGATCGGCGATCCCGAAAAGGCCCCGGTACACCAGAAAAAGCCCGGGGTGCCTGCGTGA